The following are encoded in a window of Bacillus sp. SORGH_AS_0510 genomic DNA:
- a CDS encoding MFS transporter — protein sequence MRERLWTKSFIMLMVGNLFVFMSFQMLIPTLPPYIKSIGASGLEIGLVTALFSIGAVISRPFIGFMLEYKARKTLVISGAVMLLLITILYPISQVVLIFLLFRLVHGLAWGWSTTVNGTAAVDVIPNSRLGEGMGYYGLSITIGMIIAPSLGIFLYKITSFTNLIYISALLGVIAIVLLMIVRYQTPEAVLNTKKEDLKFSYVGSLVEKSSWFPAFITIIINLGYGSIVTFIVIFGQERGIEQIFLFYIFNAVMATVARPIAGKWFDEKGPFGLVLFCTVLTFIGMWVLSYAHSSLLIAIAGVFFGLGFGCLIPTLQSWALLLTPTNRRGVANGMIFSSIDLGIGLSGVIFGALAQFVDTASIFRIASGFLVIAIALVIMMEKKKRAAASQENILSKKRVGTSY from the coding sequence TTGAGAGAGCGTTTGTGGACGAAGTCATTTATTATGCTCATGGTCGGAAATTTATTTGTGTTTATGTCATTTCAAATGCTTATTCCAACTTTGCCGCCATATATAAAGTCCATTGGAGCATCTGGACTAGAGATTGGGCTAGTTACGGCGTTGTTTTCGATTGGAGCCGTTATAAGCCGCCCATTTATCGGCTTTATGCTTGAATATAAAGCGAGGAAAACACTTGTCATATCAGGAGCTGTTATGCTCTTACTGATTACCATACTTTATCCGATATCGCAGGTAGTGCTGATTTTTCTATTATTCCGCTTAGTCCATGGGTTAGCTTGGGGCTGGTCAACAACGGTTAATGGGACGGCAGCAGTAGATGTAATCCCTAATTCACGCCTTGGTGAAGGAATGGGATATTACGGCTTATCGATTACAATTGGGATGATTATTGCTCCAAGTCTAGGAATCTTTTTATATAAAATCACTTCATTTACCAATCTTATTTATATCTCAGCACTTTTAGGAGTTATTGCAATTGTTTTACTTATGATTGTTCGCTATCAAACGCCTGAAGCTGTCCTAAATACGAAAAAAGAAGATTTAAAGTTTTCCTATGTTGGTTCATTAGTGGAAAAATCAAGCTGGTTTCCTGCGTTTATTACGATTATTATCAATCTTGGCTACGGATCCATTGTCACGTTCATTGTTATCTTTGGACAGGAAAGAGGCATTGAACAAATCTTTTTATTTTATATATTCAATGCGGTGATGGCTACGGTAGCGAGACCGATTGCTGGGAAATGGTTTGATGAAAAGGGTCCATTTGGGCTGGTACTTTTCTGTACCGTGCTAACATTTATTGGCATGTGGGTACTCTCTTATGCTCATTCAAGCCTTCTCATTGCCATAGCAGGAGTGTTTTTTGGTTTAGGCTTTGGCTGCTTGATCCCAACGTTACAGTCTTGGGCATTATTACTGACACCAACCAATCGGCGCGGTGTAGCGAATGGAATGATATTTTCATCTATTGATTTAGGAATCGGACTTAGTGGTGTCATTTTTGGAGCTCTTGCTCAATTTGTGGATACGGCATCGATCTTCCGAATTGCTAGTGGATTTTTAGTCATTGCG
- a CDS encoding D-2-hydroxyacid dehydrogenase, with protein sequence MQKRKLVITHTLDQDYINLLENTLPDWELIIGKDKESWQDHIMDAEIIAGWKKGLEEEILAPESKLKWLQTWSAGVNNLPLDELHHRNITVTSANGVHAYPISETIFALMLGLTRKLHTYVKNQQAKTWHHAHMGLEMHEKTVGIIGVGEIGKETAKIAKAFGMTVLGVRHSGQPADYVNEMYTPEQLEVLLPKCDYVVVTLPLTKETHRLFGAEQFKQMKSSAFFINIGRGEIVVETDLIQALQDGIIAGAGLDVFEKEPLNAESPLWEMENVIITPHTSGSTEHYNKRVIENILIPNLKEYLAGKIPSINRVDFTKGY encoded by the coding sequence ATGCAAAAGAGAAAGCTAGTGATCACCCATACTTTAGATCAAGACTATATCAATCTACTGGAAAATACATTACCGGATTGGGAATTAATCATCGGTAAAGACAAAGAGTCTTGGCAAGATCATATTATGGATGCAGAGATTATTGCTGGTTGGAAAAAGGGATTAGAGGAAGAAATCCTCGCCCCTGAATCAAAACTTAAGTGGCTACAAACATGGAGTGCTGGGGTAAATAACTTGCCACTGGATGAACTACACCATAGAAACATAACGGTAACTAGTGCCAACGGTGTTCACGCTTACCCCATTTCTGAAACGATTTTTGCCTTAATGCTAGGCTTAACACGAAAGCTGCATACATATGTCAAAAACCAGCAAGCAAAGACCTGGCACCATGCCCATATGGGACTAGAAATGCATGAAAAAACAGTCGGCATCATTGGAGTTGGAGAGATCGGAAAAGAAACAGCTAAAATTGCAAAGGCATTTGGGATGACCGTCCTTGGTGTCAGGCACTCAGGCCAACCAGCAGATTATGTCAATGAGATGTACACACCTGAACAGTTAGAGGTACTGCTTCCAAAGTGCGATTATGTGGTAGTGACTTTACCTCTTACGAAAGAAACTCACCGTTTATTTGGTGCAGAACAATTTAAGCAGATGAAGTCTTCTGCCTTTTTCATTAATATCGGACGTGGTGAAATTGTGGTGGAAACCGATCTCATTCAAGCATTACAGGATGGCATTATTGCGGGTGCTGGATTAGATGTATTTGAAAAAGAACCGCTCAACGCGGAAAGCCCATTATGGGAAATGGAGAATGTCATCATTACGCCGCACACCTCTGGTTCTACAGAGCATTATAATAAGCGGGTTATCGAAAATATCCTTATTCCTAACTTAAAGGAATATCTAGCAGGAAAAATCCCGTCGATTAACCGGGTTGATTTTACAAAGGGATATTAA
- a CDS encoding ABC transporter permease codes for MRKLIGLEIRKFKLFSFIKNVLIANVIVMGALCVTYFAEKSDGIIAFPSFDMAFGAIGSMIRAIFIIFAAVLISKLIIDEYKNNSISLMFMYPINRKKIIIAKLIIVACFTFLTIFLSNLLVGSMFYLADSYFHFVPKALTSDVLVNGLLSMTLGAIASAGMALIPLYFGMRKKSVPTTIVSAIVLVSITSSSANNVNIFSFIFVPIALALAGCVIAYFSFRNIEKVDIN; via the coding sequence GTGCGTAAATTAATTGGTCTTGAAATAAGGAAGTTTAAACTATTTTCCTTTATAAAAAATGTTTTGATTGCCAATGTGATTGTAATGGGGGCGCTTTGTGTAACTTATTTTGCTGAAAAAAGTGACGGGATTATTGCATTTCCAAGCTTTGATATGGCTTTTGGGGCAATTGGTAGTATGATTAGAGCCATCTTTATTATTTTCGCAGCTGTGCTGATTTCTAAGCTAATTATAGATGAATATAAGAATAATTCTATTTCTTTGATGTTCATGTATCCGATTAATCGAAAGAAAATTATCATTGCCAAGTTAATAATTGTTGCATGCTTTACGTTCCTAACAATTTTCTTATCGAATCTCTTAGTTGGCAGCATGTTTTATTTAGCAGATTCGTATTTTCATTTTGTACCTAAGGCGTTAACATCCGATGTATTAGTTAATGGATTGCTAAGCATGACTCTTGGTGCGATAGCTTCAGCAGGAATGGCCTTAATTCCATTGTATTTTGGAATGAGGAAGAAGTCGGTTCCAACAACGATTGTATCTGCGATTGTTTTGGTATCGATCACTAGTTCCTCCGCTAATAATGTAAATATTTTTTCATTCATTTTCGTACCCATTGCGCTTGCTCTTGCAGGCTGCGTCATCGCATATTTTTCCTTTAGAAATATTGAAAAAGTAGATATCAATTAA
- a CDS encoding ABC transporter ATP-binding protein translates to MSYIIKTNQLTKSYKGKDVITNVNMKVKKGEIYGFLGPNGAGKTTIMKMLTNLVKPTSGEIEIFGEKLTNTSYEVLKRLGSIIEYPVFYDRLTARENMELHCEYMGYYDKKAIDQALDLVKLTNIEDKPVKDFSLGMKQRLGIARAIITKPEMLILDEPINGMDPVGIKELRNLFQMLSREYGMTLLISSHILGEIEQIADTIGVISDGKLIKEVPMSEIQEQNTEYLELTVQDMNKALYVLEEVLKFTNFKIVEEGRFRIYETGISQAEISKTLILNGVMIEELSKKNHSIEDYFLTIINGGGISA, encoded by the coding sequence ATGAGCTACATCATCAAAACGAATCAACTAACAAAATCATATAAAGGTAAGGATGTTATAACAAACGTGAATATGAAGGTGAAAAAAGGAGAAATTTATGGGTTTCTCGGACCAAATGGTGCTGGTAAAACCACGATTATGAAAATGCTCACCAATCTAGTGAAACCGACAAGCGGTGAGATTGAAATTTTTGGTGAGAAACTTACCAATACGTCATATGAAGTACTGAAGCGGCTGGGCAGCATCATAGAATATCCTGTTTTCTATGACAGACTAACAGCAAGAGAAAACATGGAACTTCATTGCGAATATATGGGCTACTACGATAAAAAAGCAATTGATCAAGCATTAGATTTAGTCAAATTAACGAATATCGAGGATAAACCTGTAAAGGATTTCTCATTAGGTATGAAGCAGCGCCTCGGGATTGCTCGTGCCATCATTACCAAACCGGAAATGTTAATCTTAGATGAACCTATTAACGGGATGGATCCCGTTGGCATAAAAGAACTGCGTAATCTTTTTCAAATGCTCAGTCGTGAATATGGTATGACTCTATTGATATCTTCCCATATCCTTGGTGAAATTGAACAGATTGCCGATACCATTGGGGTGATCAGTGACGGGAAGTTAATAAAAGAGGTTCCGATGTCCGAGATTCAGGAGCAAAACACAGAATATCTCGAACTAACCGTTCAAGATATGAACAAGGCCCTTTATGTATTGGAGGAGGTCCTGAAGTTTACTAATTTTAAAATAGTAGAAGAGGGACGTTTCCGGATCTATGAAACAGGAATCTCTCAAGCGGAAATCTCTAAAACGCTTATTTTAAATGGAGTTATGATTGAAGAACTCAGTAAGAAGAACCATTCCATAGAAGATTATTTCTTAACAATTATTAATGGAGGCGGTATTAGTGCGTAA
- a CDS encoding sensor histidine kinase KdpD, translating to MVIVLVSIIIGLASLNYIQYRSKKNNQENLTYIHKKLKEIINAQTDEKLLLHTDREDMKQLLIQINRLLEHNQKIMASYNKTEISMRKMLSNISHDLKTPLTVVLGYIEIMLNDQNRSQEETDNLLQKVHGKTVEVLELIKKFFDLAKLESGDKDIPLTRVNMNEICRKNILGFYAVLSSKGFDVVIELPDENLYALGNEEELDRILNNLISNAIQYGSEGKVLGLTLRQDDQSVFVDVWDKGKGISELHKDLVFERMYTLEDSRNKSYQGSGLGLTITKRLVEKMDGQIFLASKPYEKTTFTVKLNRITY from the coding sequence ATGGTCATAGTTTTAGTCAGTATCATAATAGGATTAGCTTCACTAAATTATATACAATATCGCTCGAAAAAAAATAATCAGGAGAATTTAACCTATATACACAAGAAGCTGAAGGAAATCATTAACGCACAAACCGATGAAAAACTACTACTACACACCGATCGTGAAGATATGAAACAGCTATTAATCCAAATCAATCGTCTTTTAGAACACAACCAGAAAATCATGGCCAGCTATAATAAGACGGAAATATCGATGCGAAAAATGCTTTCGAATATCTCACATGATTTAAAAACACCACTGACCGTAGTTCTTGGCTACATTGAGATTATGTTAAATGACCAGAATAGAAGCCAGGAAGAAACGGATAATCTTTTGCAAAAGGTCCATGGGAAAACGGTGGAAGTTTTAGAACTTATTAAGAAGTTCTTTGATTTAGCAAAGCTTGAGTCCGGGGATAAAGATATCCCTCTTACAAGGGTGAACATGAATGAGATTTGCCGAAAAAATATATTAGGTTTTTATGCGGTTCTCTCCTCGAAGGGATTTGATGTAGTCATCGAACTCCCTGATGAAAATCTTTATGCTCTAGGAAACGAAGAGGAACTTGATCGAATCTTAAATAATTTAATTTCAAATGCGATTCAATATGGTTCGGAAGGGAAAGTGCTAGGGCTCACACTTAGACAAGATGATCAATCAGTTTTTGTTGATGTATGGGATAAAGGAAAGGGAATCAGTGAGCTCCACAAGGACCTGGTGTTTGAAAGGATGTACACCCTTGAAGATTCACGAAACAAATCGTATCAAGGTAGCGGCCTCGGTCTTACAATAACCAAAAGGCTGGTGGAAAAAATGGACGGGCAAATTTTTCTCGCGAGCAAACCGTACGAAAAGACCACCTTTACTGTCAAACTAAACCGAATAACATATTAA
- a CDS encoding response regulator transcription factor, whose amino-acid sequence MKYRILLVEDDTAISDMVKGQFIKEGFEVVPAYDGEEALEVFARDTFDLILLDLMLPKLDGMEFLKIIREKSMIPVLIMSAKDGDLDKALGLGFGADDYIAKPFSMIELTARVKAAIRRATHYSRTEQKQEKKILTAGDLTLDLENFSVHKNGSEIKLTAKEFHILKLFVSHPSRVYTKAQIYSLVWEDEYYGDENVINVHMRRLREKIEDDPSSPNYIKTLWGIGYKLGEL is encoded by the coding sequence ATGAAATACAGAATATTGTTAGTTGAGGACGATACGGCCATTAGTGATATGGTGAAAGGCCAATTTATAAAAGAAGGCTTTGAAGTGGTACCAGCATATGACGGGGAAGAAGCTCTCGAGGTATTTGCGCGTGATACCTTTGATTTAATTCTACTGGACTTAATGCTCCCGAAGCTGGATGGCATGGAATTTTTGAAAATCATCAGGGAAAAGAGCATGATTCCCGTATTAATCATGTCTGCGAAGGACGGAGATTTAGACAAGGCTTTGGGATTGGGCTTTGGGGCAGATGATTATATTGCTAAGCCGTTTTCCATGATTGAACTGACGGCAAGAGTAAAGGCAGCCATCAGAAGAGCAACCCACTATTCGCGTACCGAGCAGAAGCAAGAGAAAAAGATACTGACGGCAGGAGACTTAACGCTGGATTTGGAGAATTTCTCTGTCCATAAAAACGGCAGTGAAATCAAGCTGACGGCGAAGGAGTTTCATATCCTGAAATTATTTGTATCGCATCCAAGCCGTGTATATACAAAGGCACAAATCTATAGCTTAGTGTGGGAAGATGAATACTATGGCGATGAAAATGTCATTAACGTTCATATGAGAAGGTTACGTGAAAAAATTGAGGATGATCCTTCTTCACCAAACTATATCAAAACTTTATGGGGAATTGGTTACAAGCTTGGGGAGTTGTAA